Part of the Natranaerovirga pectinivora genome is shown below.
CAGATACAATCCTCGCAGGTTTTTACGCTGAACTTGATGGTCCAAATACCATAATACTTAAGGATCATAAAAAGAGTAGTAGTTTTATTTTAGAGTAATTAGAAAAGTAAGAAGTGTACATTGCAAAAGATGAAAATTAAAAGGACCGTAGGAATTATGAGGATTTATGAGGATTGATGATGTGTGTATGTTTTCAAAGTTTCCTTTATTGCGATTAATAGCAGTAAATAAAGCATACAGACGTAAAGGATTTGGTACAGAAATACTTAAGATTTATGAATCTAAATATAAAGGTAAAGTTGACAGAATTTTTTTGTGTGTCAGTAGCTTCAATGATAAAGCAAAAGCATTATATTTGTTAGTTGGTTTTAAAGAGGTTGGGAAAATAGATGGTTTATATCCATGCAAACGGGCCTCCCCGTTACATAATAAAAGGAGATAGGTATAAATGAAAGCTTATATTGCAATAAAATATCATATTAATCTAGAGAATAAAGAGTTAATTGAAGAAATATCAAACGCTCTTGAGGTAAATAAAATTAAATCCTGTTGTATAATAAGGGATAAAGAAGAGTGGGGTAGGAAAACATTTTCTGTTGAAGAATTAATGAGTATTTCTTTTAAAGAGATAGAAATAAGTGATTTTATAGTTGTTGATTTAAGCGAGAAAGGGGTAGGCCTTGGTATAGAAGCAGGATATGCATACGCAAAAGGAATCCCTATTATTACAATAGCCAAAGAAGGAAAAGATATATCAAACACTTTAAAAGGAATTTCTAAAAAAATATATACTTATGAAGAAAGCAGTGATTTAGTCAATTATTTTAAGCGCCTAAAAGAGACAAGTATAATCCACAATAGTATTTAATTGCGAAGTACTATAAATTAAAGAGGGATTGTGGGAAGTGGATTGTAAAAATTGACAAGAGATTTAACTATTTAACTATAGAGATTAAGGATTTATTTATTAAGGAGTGTGAAATCTGTGATTATATTAAGTTTGATGGCAATTTTGGGCATGATATTTATATTTATAGGTTGGCGTATATGGAAGAAGGAACAAATTTCACTTATACATTCGTATCATTATACAAGAGTTTCTGAAAATGATAAAAAACCGTATGCTGAAAAAATGGGTAAAGCATTTATTCTTATGGGTATAGGAATGATATTGACAGAAATAGTTAATTTTGTGACAAAGACAACTTATGGTTGGGTAATTTTTGTTATATCCTTTGTCTGGGGAACGGTAATGTTTTTTAAAGCACAAAAAAAATATAACAATGGGGTATTATAACTTTATAGATGCCCCGTTCGAAGGCATCTATAAAGTGAAAGTTATATGA
Proteins encoded:
- a CDS encoding nucleoside 2-deoxyribosyltransferase, whose product is MKAYIAIKYHINLENKELIEEISNALEVNKIKSCCIIRDKEEWGRKTFSVEELMSISFKEIEISDFIVVDLSEKGVGLGIEAGYAYAKGIPIITIAKEGKDISNTLKGISKKIYTYEESSDLVNYFKRLKETSIIHNSI
- a CDS encoding DUF3784 domain-containing protein; translation: MIILSLMAILGMIFIFIGWRIWKKEQISLIHSYHYTRVSENDKKPYAEKMGKAFILMGIGMILTEIVNFVTKTTYGWVIFVISFVWGTVMFFKAQKKYNNGVL
- a CDS encoding GNAT family N-acetyltransferase, whose amino-acid sequence is MRIDDVCMFSKFPLLRLIAVNKAYRRKGFGTEILKIYESKYKGKVDRIFLCVSSFNDKAKALYLLVGFKEVGKIDGLYPCKRASPLHNKRR